Part of the Salinigranum rubrum genome is shown below.
CTCGTCGAGTACCCCCGCGAGCGCCACTGGATGCTCGGCTTCGTTACGAGCGAGAGCCCCCGACGGGTCGAGCAGGCGACCGGTGAGGACCTCCTGACCGTCTTCATTCCCCACAGCCCCAACCCGACGGTCGGCAAACTCATGATGGTCCCCGAGGAGGAACTGTGGGAGCTCGACATGTCGGTCAGAAGCGGGTTCCGTATCATCGTCACGACCGGGCTGAGCGCCGAGGACATGGAGGACGACCTCCCGGCGGGCGTCATCGCCGATTGACCCTGACTCTCACCCTGGACCTTGCCGACGTCTCGACGACTCACACTCCCCACAGCACGACGATGCCGAGCGTGGTCACGACGGTCAAAAGCGCCTGCAGCGGCGCGCCCACGCGGACGTAGTCGGTGAACCGATACCCGCCGGGACCGTACACCATGAGGTTCGTCTGGTATCCGACGGGCGTCATGAACGCCGTCGAGGCCGCGAACGTCACGGCGAGGACGAACGCGAACGGGTCCGCGCCGATGCGTCCCGCCGTGTCGACCGCGATCGGGAGGAGGAGGACGACGCTCGCGACGGGCGTCACGACGTTCGCGAGCAACCCCGTCAGGAGGTAAAAGGCCGCGAGCATCCCCACGGCGGGGACGAGCGCTGACAGGGCGACGACGCCCGAGGCCAGCACGTCGACGCCGCCGGTATCCTGCATCGCCAGCCCCAGCGGGATGACGCCCGCGAGGAGGAAGATGACGTTCCAGTTGACGGCGTCGTAGGCGTCCGACGGCGTGAGGATGCCCGTGACGACCATCGCGACGACGCCGCCCAGCGCCGCGATGACGATGGGGACGACGCCGAGCGCCGCCAACCCGATGACGCTCCCCACGATTGCGAGCGCCGGGAGCGTCGTCGGCTGGAGTTCCCGCCCCCGAATGCGGTCGATGAGGTCCGGAATCTCGCCGGTGACGACGAACTCGTGGGTTTCGAGGAGGTACTCGACCGTCTCCTCGGTCGTCTGCAACAACAGCGAGTCGCCGGCCTCGATGACGTGCGGGCCGAAGCGCTCCCGAACCAGGTCGCCGTTCCGCCGACGGACCCCGATGACGGTCGCGTCGTACCGCTCTCGCACTCTGGCCCCGGCGATGGTATCCCCGACGACCGACGACTCGGAGGGGACGACCAGTTCGACGAGCGTCCCCTCCGCGGGGTTGTCGAGTTCGTCGTCGCCCACCGTCGCCCGCGGGAGGTACCGGAGGTCGGCGACGTCGCAGAAGCGCTTGATCTCGTCGGGTGCGCCCCGAACGGTGAGGATGTCGCGCGCGTTCAGTTCCCGGTCGGAGTCGGTCGCGATGAAGTGTTCGTGGCCGCGGACGACGTCGAGGATGTCGATGTCGAGGTCGCGGGCGGCGTCGCTCGCGACGTCCGCGGCCGGGACGCCGACGAGCGGCGACCGCGCGGGAACGAGCACCCGTGCGAGGTACGCGTCGATCTCGTACTGGGTGGTTCTGTCGCCCGGCGTCACCCGCGCCGGCGTGAGCGCCTTGCCGACCGTCAGGAGGTACACGCTTCCGACGACGAGGACGACGAGGCCGAGAGAGGTGAACTCGAACATGCTGAACGGGTGGTCGATGAGCGACGCCGAGAGGTCGCTGGCGACGAGGTTCGTCGCCGTCCCGATGAGGGTGAGCGTCCCGCCGAGCATCGACGCGTACGAGAGGGGCAAGAGGAGCTTCGACGGCGAGACGCCCGCCTCCTCGGCGAGGTCGGTCACCATCGGGATGAACACCGCGACGACCGGGGTGTTGTTGATGACGCCGGCGATGGGTCCCGTCAGGGCGACGACCGCCGCCAGCAACCGGTTCTCGTTCCCTCGGGTGACGTGGGCCACCTCCGCGCCGAGGCGCCGGACGACGCCCGTCTCTTCGATACCCTTCGAGAGGACGTACATCGCCAGGATGGTCACCGTCGCCGGGTTCGAGAACCCCGAGAGCCCTTCCTCGGCCGAGATTCCCGTCCACGGCCCGAGGACGACGAGGGCGACGACGAGTCCGATGGCGACGATGTCGGGTGAGACGACCTCGGTGACGAACAGCGCGACCGTGACGAGGATGAGCCCGAACACCAGCGCCGTTTCGGTCGGCAGTCCGAGGATCATATCGGTCCAACCGAGCGGTTTCGGCTTAGGTGTTCGCCTCGGCGACGAGAAGGGGCGCGTTTTTACCGCCCGCTCGCCAACCGCTCCCCATGGCGCTGGGTATCTCCGAATCGATCCAGCTGGCGGCGAGCCTCGTCTTCGCCATCCCGCTCGGCATCTTCGGCGTCGACACGCTCCTCCGCGGGGACACCTTCCTCGGCGGCGTCGCTCTCGTCGTCGCCGTGTTGATGGTCCTCCTCCCCCGGATGCTCACGACACCGACCGACATCCCCGCGGCGGCTGCCGAGAAGGCCGTCGGCAAGGCGGTCAAGATGCCCGACGACGAGGAGAACCAGGACTGACTTAGTCGAGCGCCCGCGACGGCGACAGCGACTTCGGAAGCGGGACGACCCGTTCGACGCTGCCACCGTCGTCGCCGTCGAGACAGAGCGTCTCGACGTGGCGCACGACGTCCGTCCGTCGCCCCTCGCTCACGGTCTCGTCTCCCGCTCGACTGACGCTCGCCGCGACGACCACCACCTGTCCGGACTCGACTTCCTCGCCGCCCCGCGGTCGTTCGCGCGACGCAAGTCCGACGCCGTCAACCGTCACCGACGGCTCTTCGAACCCGTACGCCGTCACCTCGGCGCGGACCTCGCCGGCGACTTCCCCCGCCGTCACTGAGTCGCCGTCGAGCGCGGCGGAGAGTCGGTCGCGGCCGGCGCGGTGGGCGGCGTCGAGGGCCAGTTGCGCCCGTCGCTCCCACCCGCCGTCGCCGTCGACGACGAACGTCCACGCCGCTCGAATCCGTGTCCCGCTCGGTCCCACCGGCTGACAGTCCACGACGACCGGTCGGCCGGCCGAGAGCGCGTCCGTGCCGACTCCTCTCACCCGAACGTCGGGGGTCTCGACGCCACTCCCTGCGAGCGCGGCGGCCACCGAGCGGGCGAGTCGGTCGGCCGTCAGCGGCCCTTCGGCGTCGTGGAGCCTCCCCTCCCTGACGTCGCCCCCGGCGAGGCGCTCGGCTGCCGTGTCGAATCCGCTCCCCGTCGCCGTCCCGAGCGCTCGGACGGCGTCGCGCTCGGCGGGCGTCTTCACCGCCCGTGCCTCTTCGAGCGCTGCTGTCGACGCGAGGTCGTACCCGCGCGTTCGAGAAAGAGCGCAGCGTCGTGGCGAACCGCACGCGGCGTGAGCACTCGTCCTCCGTCGCCGACCAGTTCGTCGACGACGGACGCGACCGACCCCGCGGGGTCGTCGACGGGGCGGAGTTCGGCGTGTTCGCGCTCCGCCCTCGTGACCCCGGCGTCGTAACAGTCGTCGCCGCGTTCGACCAGTCTCACGGCGCCATCGGCCGTCACGACGACGGCGTCGCTCCCGAGGTACGCGCTGTCGGCGTCGCTCCCGGCGTGGACGAACGCCACCCTGGCCCCGTCGGTCCGGAGTCGGTCGCGGACGACGCTCAGCCCTCGCTCGACACGGCTCGCGCGGACGCGCCGGGGGTCGAACTCGGTTTCGTGGCCGGCGGGCACAGCGCGCTACGGTTCCGGCGCCGTCGGCTCCTGGGCCGCGTCGAGCAACTCCTCCAGTTCCTCCTCGCGGAGTTCGTTGTGGAGGAGGACGCTCACCGGGAGGGTGGGCGCGCCGTCGACGAGGTTCTCGAGGATGACGAGTCGTTCGCGGGCGCGGGACATCCCGACGTAGAAGACGCGGCGTTCGTTGTCGGTCAGGATGGGGACGGGGCTCGTCGTCGAGGTGAACCCCTCGATACCGTGGGATTCGAGTTCCTCGTCGCTCACGGAGGCGGCCATCTGCTCGACGACCTTCTCCGTGAGGTCCGTCGAGACGAAGACGTGGTCGGCCTCGCGACCCTTCGCGGAGTGGATGGTTCCCAGGCGGACGTGGTCGGGGTCCATCCCCTGGTAGGGGCCCTTGAAGTACGCCGCGACGGACTTTCGCTGGAAGCTGGTCACCTTGCGGACCATGTCCGACGCCGACGCCCCGTCGGGGACGAACGGGGCGAGGTTCCGTATCTCGTCGCCGGGGATGGTGAAGGCCGCGAGGTCGTCAGTGTCCGCGCTCTCTTCGTACTCGTCGATGAGGTCGTAGAAGTCGTCGCGCTCGTTCGAGCCGAACGCCGACTCCTGGAGCATGTCGGCCAGTCGGCGGGCCTCTAACCCTGAGATGGGTTCGTCGTCGACCAGTTTCTCGACGGCGTGGACGTAGTCGGTGAGCCGGTCGGTCCACATCCGCTGGTCGGTGAGGGTGGAGAAGGGCATCCCGAGCGGGAGGAACTCGTCGATGAACTGGAACATCTGGTAGCGCGCCCGGAACA
Proteins encoded:
- a CDS encoding M24 family metallopeptidase, with translation MKTPAERDAVRALGTATGSGFDTAAERLAGGDVREGRLHDAEGPLTADRLARSVAAALAGSGVETPDVRVRGVGTDALSAGRPVVVDCQPVGPSGTRIRAAWTFVVDGDGGWERRAQLALDAAHRAGRDRLSAALDGDSVTAGEVAGEVRAEVTAYGFEEPSVTVDGVGLASRERPRGGEEVESGQVVVVAASVSRAGDETVSEGRRTDVVRHVETLCLDGDDGGSVERVVPLPKSLSPSRALD
- a CDS encoding SLC13 family permease — encoded protein: MILGLPTETALVFGLILVTVALFVTEVVSPDIVAIGLVVALVVLGPWTGISAEEGLSGFSNPATVTILAMYVLSKGIEETGVVRRLGAEVAHVTRGNENRLLAAVVALTGPIAGVINNTPVVAVFIPMVTDLAEEAGVSPSKLLLPLSYASMLGGTLTLIGTATNLVASDLSASLIDHPFSMFEFTSLGLVVLVVGSVYLLTVGKALTPARVTPGDRTTQYEIDAYLARVLVPARSPLVGVPAADVASDAARDLDIDILDVVRGHEHFIATDSDRELNARDILTVRGAPDEIKRFCDVADLRYLPRATVGDDELDNPAEGTLVELVVPSESSVVGDTIAGARVRERYDATVIGVRRRNGDLVRERFGPHVIEAGDSLLLQTTEETVEYLLETHEFVVTGEIPDLIDRIRGRELQPTTLPALAIVGSVIGLAALGVVPIVIAALGGVVAMVVTGILTPSDAYDAVNWNVIFLLAGVIPLGLAMQDTGGVDVLASGVVALSALVPAVGMLAAFYLLTGLLANVVTPVASVVLLLPIAVDTAGRIGADPFAFVLAVTFAASTAFMTPVGYQTNLMVYGPGGYRFTDYVRVGAPLQALLTVVTTLGIVVLWGV
- a CDS encoding DUF7533 family protein, with protein sequence MALGISESIQLAASLVFAIPLGIFGVDTLLRGDTFLGGVALVVAVLMVLLPRMLTTPTDIPAAAAEKAVGKAVKMPDDEENQD